A genomic region of Myxococcaceae bacterium contains the following coding sequences:
- a CDS encoding interferon alpha-inducible IFI6/IFI27 family protein: MSNKLLSCRRVFTFFLLGSVLSIPVFANDSEAEKLSETNYILSRKCALAMGAAGIATGAFTVVALPAALSFVGFTAAGIAGGSLAAVWQATMGGVVSSGGIFALLQSISAAGLSLSGTAVVTGSTGVAVAAFCELVDSYYATSKL, from the coding sequence ATGTCAAATAAATTATTGAGCTGTCGTCGAGTATTTACTTTCTTCTTACTGGGTTCTGTTCTATCGATTCCGGTTTTTGCGAATGATTCTGAAGCAGAAAAACTGTCTGAAACCAACTACATACTCTCTAGGAAATGCGCTTTAGCCATGGGTGCCGCTGGAATAGCGACAGGGGCATTCACTGTCGTTGCCTTGCCTGCTGCCCTGTCTTTTGTAGGTTTTACGGCGGCCGGCATTGCAGGAGGCTCATTGGCAGCCGTATGGCAGGCTACGATGGGAGGCGTAGTATCCAGCGGCGGTATCTTCGCGCTCCTTCAATCCATTTCCGCTGCAGGTTTAAGTTTGTCCGGAACCGCTGTTGTAACGGGTTCGACAGGAGTTGCAGTAGCCGCGTTCTGTGAGCTGGTTGATTCGTATTACGCAACATCAAAGTTGTAA
- a CDS encoding transposase, with the protein MLKMCGKTKGIALVDSTTLRVCHNKRIHRNRVFGELGKRSKSTMGWFFGFKLHLIINDCGEILAFRLTQGNVDDRKLLSSMASRLHDSWAFLAEVLPVFIGPR; encoded by the coding sequence ATGCTTAAAATGTGTGGCAAAACAAAAGGGATAGCTTTGGTGGATTCAACGACACTGAGAGTTTGTCACAACAAACGCATTCATCGGAACCGAGTTTTTGGCGAACTTGGCAAAAGAAGCAAATCAACCATGGGCTGGTTCTTTGGCTTTAAGCTGCATTTGATTATCAATGACTGCGGAGAAATCTTGGCATTCAGACTGACCCAAGGCAATGTTGATGATAGAAAGCTTCTGTCGAGCATGGCAAGTCGGCTCCACGACTCTTGGGCGTTTCTGGCCGAAGTTCTCCCCGTGTTTATCGGCCCACGTTAA